TGCCGGTATCACGACCGATTGGATCAAAGAATCGACCCAGACGGGCGTATTGCAGGACCACAACTTGAGCATTTCCGGCGGTTCACCCAACGTTCGGTACTTCGTTTCCGGCGAGTTTCTGGATCAGAAAGGTGTAGTGAAGGGCTATAATTATAAGCGGGCCAGTTTCCGCTCGAACCTTGATGTGACGCTGACGGATTTTCTAACCGTGGGAACGTCGCTCTTTATTGCCAACAATAACCGCGACGGTGGCCGGGCCAACCTGCTGAATGCTTCAGCCATGAGCCCCTACGGCCAGATGTACAATACAAATGGGACGTATAAAATCTTCCCGATGTTCCCGGAACAGTTGTACACGAACCCCCTGCTGGGTTTAACCACGGATCGACTGGATCGGAGTACGAACCTGAACGGAAACGGCTACGTAGAGGTGAAGTTGCCCGGTAAACTGGACGGTCTGAAGTACCGCATGAACATTGGGTACTCTTACATTCCAGCCCGTACGGGTAGCTACGTAGGTCGTGCAGCCAATGACCTGATCGGAACAGCGAATACGTTTTTCTCAGAAACCAACAGTTTCACGCTGGAAAACATCCTTTCCTATACCAAAGATTTTGGGAAACACCACTTTGATTTCACGGGTCTGTACAGTGCTCAACAACGGAAATACGGTACTGCCTCGGGTGAAGCGAAAGGTTTTGTGAATGATCAGCTTTCCTTCAACAACCTCGGAGCGGGTGCTACCCAGTCCAGTAACTCCTACGCGGATCGCTACGCCCTGAATTCTCAAATGGGTCGGATCAACTATTCGTATGACAGTCGCTATCTGCTAACCGTTACAGCCCGGAATGACGGATCGTCGGTGTTCGGAGCCAACACGACGAAGTACGGTCTGTTCCCCTCGGCGGCTTTGGGCTGGAATATCAGCAACGAAGCCTTTATGAAAAATCAGAGCCTAGTTAATAACCTGAAACTGCGGTTCTCATACGGGAAAACGGGGAACGAAGCCATCAGCGTGTACCGGACGATTACAACATCCAACACGGGCCGCTCGCCTTTCAACGGCATCAGTACCATCGGAACCTTCCCGGGCAACCTGGGTAACAACAATCTGCAATGGGAAACGACCTTGAGCCAGAACTTAGGTGTGGATTTCGGACTCTTCAACGACCGCATCAACGGAAGCCTGGAACTGTACAAAAACCGCACGAAAGGCCTCTTGCTGTTGCGTAGCCTTCCCATCCTGACGGGTTATTCCAGCGTATTCGACAACTTGGGAGAAACCTCGAATACCGGGGTTGAAGTAACGCTGAACACGCGTAACCTGACGGCTTCGGATTTTAAGTGGGAGACGACCCTTGTCTTCGCCTCCAACCGTAACCGCATTGTGGATCTGTACGGAGATAAGAAAGATGATTTAGGTAACCGCTGGTTTATTGGAAAGCCCATCAGTGTCATCTACGATTACCGAATGATCGGGGTTTGGCAACAGGGCGAAAGTGCGGCCGATCAGGACCCCGGAGCCGTTGCGGGAGATTTGAAGTTTGCCGACATCAACGGAGATGGTAAGATTACTCCCGATGGTGACCGGATTATTCTCGGACAAACGGCTCCTAAATGGACGGGCGGTTTAACCAACACTTTCCATTACAAGAATCTGCACTTGAGTGTATTCATTCAAACCGTACAGGGAATAACCCGTAACAACGCGGATTTGACCTACGCTGACGAAACGGGCAAACGGAATACACCCATTGAAGTAGGCTACTGGACGGCTGAAAACAAAAGCAATACCCGGCCTTCGCTCGCTTACCGCAATACGCGGGGCTACGGCTACGCTTCAGATGCGAGCTTTACGCGGATCAAGGACGTCACGCTGAGTTACAATCTGAGCCAGAATCTGGCGAACAAATTGGGTCTGGGTAGCCTAACTGTATACGCCAGTGGTCGGAACCTGTACACCTTTACCAACTGGATCGGTTGGGATCCTGAGGCCGTACAAAGCAGCCGTGGTTCAGGAGATTGGACTAATAACTATCCCCTGACTCGTTCACTGGTACTGGGCTTAAATGTTTCGCTTCGTTAATACGCGATTTTACTCTTGAACACGATGAAAAAAATATATCTAAAGCTGGCGGCCCTGGCGGCAGTAGCTCTGGCAACTTCGTCCTGCCAAAAAAGCTTTCTTGACGAAAAACCGTATTCCGCTTACACGCCCGTTACCCTAAACGATTCGCTGGGGCTTAATTCCTCCCTGGTTGGGCTGTATAATCACACCAGTACGTACTACTCGTGGTCAAGCCGGCAGGGCTGGCTCAGCGTGTGGCAAGTGGGAACGGACGTGGCCAATGCCACGGCCAATCAGCAGGGCATTGAAATTCCGTATTACAACTACACGCTGCTGACCCCTACGGACGAAGCTGCGGGCTATTTCTGGAACCGGAATTACATCATGGTGAACCTCACCAACACGATCATCAATTCCGTCGATAATCCGAGCTTGACGGGAATCAGTCAGGGCGGTAAGAATCGCATCAGTGCCGAAGCTAAGTTTTTCAGAGCGTATGCGTACAACAATCTGGCTACCTGTTTTGGCGGCGTTCCCGTGATTACGACGGCGTTGACGGGCCCTAAAACGGATTTCGTGCGGGCTTCGCTCGATGAAGTAAACAAGCTTATCGTGGAGGATTTGACTTTTGCGGTCAATAACTTACCTGACATAGAAAGCGTAGGTAGCAACACCAAAGGAAAGTTGTACGGTCGGGCCCATAAGTTCATGGCCATGCAACTACTGGCAGAAGCTTACCTGCGAATGGACAAACCCGATCTGGCAGAGACGCAACTACAGGGCATCATCAACAGCGGACGGTTTAAACTGGTGAAAGGTCGGTACGGCATTCAGTCGACGCAGCCCGGTGATTATTATCACGATATGTTTATTTACGGAAACCAGCGACGCGTACAGGGCAACACCGAAGCCATCTGGGTACTGGAGCAGGAAAATCCTAACACGGTGGTCGGCGGTATTACCGATAACCCGCAACATCGCCGGGTATGGGGAGCGGCTTACCACAACGTACCGGGTATGGCTCTTTCCGACTCCACGGGAGGCCGGGCCTTGGGTCGTCTGCGACTGAGCAACTGGGTACTTTATGAACTGTACAAACCGGGCGATATGCGTAACTCGCAGTATAATATCCGCCGTCGGTACACCTACAACGATGCTAGCAGACCGGCGACCTTCGGAAAACCCGTCCCTTATGCGGGAGCAGATACGGTATTTAACCTGGCTCCCCACACCACGAAATGGTACCAGTTTGACCCCAACGATACGTTTGGTTACGCCATGATCAAGGACATGGTGCTGATGCGTCTCGGTGAAACTTACTTGCTTTTAGCGGAAGCACAGGTGAAACAGGGTAAGCTTGAAGCCGCCGCGGCTAGTATCAATGCTCTACGGGAGCGGGCTTTCCCGGGCTATCCAGCCGTAGGTAGCGTTTCGGCCGCGGACATGACGCTGAATTTCGTGCTCGATGAACGGGTGCGGGAGTTGATCGGCGAAGAAAACCGCCGGATGACGCTCATGCGTACAAAAACACTGGTAGAGCGGGCAACGCGTCTGAACAGCAACAATGGGTTCAACCCCACGCGTGGTTTGACTAATACGCATTTACTGATGCCGATTCCTTTAACGGAAATCCAGTTAAATAAAGATGCGGTTTTACAGCAAAACCCAGGGTATTAATGATTACCAGTACTTTAGCGTCCGGATGGGTTTCCCAGTCCGGACGCTTTATTTAACAACACGCTCTAGATTCATGAAAAAGCTATTTTTAACTTTTAGTTTGCTAACGGGTCTGGTTACCTCCGGCTTTAGTCAATCGCAGAAAAGAGACGCATTTACGCCGGGTGAACGCTGGTATGACGAAAACGGCGAGCTGATCAACGCCCACGGGGGCGGCTTGCTCTATGATCGCGGGACCTACTACTGGTTTGGTGAAATTCGCGGTACCAAAGCTTCCGAAGGCGTCAGCGTGTACACGTCCAAAGACCTCTATCACTGGAAAAATCAGGGTGTGGCCCTGCCTAAATCATCCGACCCCACCAGCGAAATTGCCGTGGGTGGCCTGATGGAGCGGCCCAAGGTAATTTATAACCCGAAGACAAAACAGTACGTGATGTGGTTTCACCTGGAGCTGCCCGGCAAAGGCTATGACGCCGCCCGGGCGGGCGTGGCGGTTAGCGATAAAGCCACGGGTCCGTATCGCTACGTGAAGAGTTTTCGGCCCAATGGACACATGTCGCGGGACATGACCTTATTTGTGGATGACGACGGCTCCGCCTATCACGTATACGCTGCCCGGGATAACTACGACTTGCGGATTGCTAAACTCACGGACGATTTCCTTTCCGTGACGACCCAGGATACCCTGCTTTTCAGCAAACACCGGGAAGCACCGGCCCTGTTTAAAAAAGAAGGTAAGTACTACCTGATCACCAGCGGCTGTACGGGCTGGAAACCCAACGCCGCCAGTGTACACGTAGCATCATCGCTGATGGGTCCTTATCAACTGTTGGGTGACCCGATGCGGGGACCAAATGCGGAACTGACCTTTGACGGACAATCCACCTACATCCTACCAGTACCCGGTAAAAAGGACGCTTACATTTTTATGGCCGATCGCTGGAATCCCAAGGATCTGAAAGACAGCCGCTACCTGTGGCTTCCCATTCAGTTTGAAAAAGGTCAGCCGGTCATTACCTGGACGGATCGCTGGAATCTGCGTTCGACATTTCCGAAATAACCAACGTTTTCCAAAACTAAATTCCTATTGAGTCAGAGAGAGCACATGTTTAAATCTATTCTATTAAGTCTGGGTTTGATTGGCTTGGCCTGCACGGGCTGGTCCCAGCAACGCCCTACGGCAGACCAAGTACTGACATCCATCGAAAAAGCCAATCAATACTGGCAGTCCACGCATCCCACACACGGCCGGGCCTTCTGGGACAATGCGGCCTACCATACCGGAAACATGGAAGCTTACTTCCGTACGGGTAAGGAAGCGTACCGGCAGTACTCGGAAGACTGGGCTGAGCACAACGAATGGAAGGGAGCTAAATCGGCCGATTCGACCCAATGGA
This region of Siphonobacter curvatus genomic DNA includes:
- a CDS encoding SusC/RagA family TonB-linked outer membrane protein, which gives rise to MKFKWLLICGAMLHLRGGFAQPWTGSPLYASAKTSRQAIIITGKVTDGNGQGIPGTSVSLKGTTLGTNTDTDGNFRLQIPEGTSSPTLVFSYVGYATQEIAVGSQTTINVQLKDDSRALSEVVVVGYGTQKRSDITGSVASVPKGRLSQLPVTNVLQAVQGSVAGVNISQPSSVPGASPSTTIRGQNSINANSGPFVVVDGIPLSKTGGSLNDINPNDIESMEILKDASAVAIYGTNGANGVILITTKRGTTGKPTIRYNNYVGIEEFSHILRPRNGAEYVQKYADFIAQTGQTAPFPVPNYDELPNYNAGITTDWIKESTQTGVLQDHNLSISGGSPNVRYFVSGEFLDQKGVVKGYNYKRASFRSNLDVTLTDFLTVGTSLFIANNNRDGGRANLLNASAMSPYGQMYNTNGTYKIFPMFPEQLYTNPLLGLTTDRLDRSTNLNGNGYVEVKLPGKLDGLKYRMNIGYSYIPARTGSYVGRAANDLIGTANTFFSETNSFTLENILSYTKDFGKHHFDFTGLYSAQQRKYGTASGEAKGFVNDQLSFNNLGAGATQSSNSYADRYALNSQMGRINYSYDSRYLLTVTARNDGSSVFGANTTKYGLFPSAALGWNISNEAFMKNQSLVNNLKLRFSYGKTGNEAISVYRTITTSNTGRSPFNGISTIGTFPGNLGNNNLQWETTLSQNLGVDFGLFNDRINGSLELYKNRTKGLLLLRSLPILTGYSSVFDNLGETSNTGVEVTLNTRNLTASDFKWETTLVFASNRNRIVDLYGDKKDDLGNRWFIGKPISVIYDYRMIGVWQQGESAADQDPGAVAGDLKFADINGDGKITPDGDRIILGQTAPKWTGGLTNTFHYKNLHLSVFIQTVQGITRNNADLTYADETGKRNTPIEVGYWTAENKSNTRPSLAYRNTRGYGYASDASFTRIKDVTLSYNLSQNLANKLGLGSLTVYASGRNLYTFTNWIGWDPEAVQSSRGSGDWTNNYPLTRSLVLGLNVSLR
- a CDS encoding RagB/SusD family nutrient uptake outer membrane protein, whose amino-acid sequence is MKKIYLKLAALAAVALATSSCQKSFLDEKPYSAYTPVTLNDSLGLNSSLVGLYNHTSTYYSWSSRQGWLSVWQVGTDVANATANQQGIEIPYYNYTLLTPTDEAAGYFWNRNYIMVNLTNTIINSVDNPSLTGISQGGKNRISAEAKFFRAYAYNNLATCFGGVPVITTALTGPKTDFVRASLDEVNKLIVEDLTFAVNNLPDIESVGSNTKGKLYGRAHKFMAMQLLAEAYLRMDKPDLAETQLQGIINSGRFKLVKGRYGIQSTQPGDYYHDMFIYGNQRRVQGNTEAIWVLEQENPNTVVGGITDNPQHRRVWGAAYHNVPGMALSDSTGGRALGRLRLSNWVLYELYKPGDMRNSQYNIRRRYTYNDASRPATFGKPVPYAGADTVFNLAPHTTKWYQFDPNDTFGYAMIKDMVLMRLGETYLLLAEAQVKQGKLEAAAASINALRERAFPGYPAVGSVSAADMTLNFVLDERVRELIGEENRRMTLMRTKTLVERATRLNSNNGFNPTRGLTNTHLLMPIPLTEIQLNKDAVLQQNPGY
- a CDS encoding glycoside hydrolase family 43 protein — translated: MKKLFLTFSLLTGLVTSGFSQSQKRDAFTPGERWYDENGELINAHGGGLLYDRGTYYWFGEIRGTKASEGVSVYTSKDLYHWKNQGVALPKSSDPTSEIAVGGLMERPKVIYNPKTKQYVMWFHLELPGKGYDAARAGVAVSDKATGPYRYVKSFRPNGHMSRDMTLFVDDDGSAYHVYAARDNYDLRIAKLTDDFLSVTTQDTLLFSKHREAPALFKKEGKYYLITSGCTGWKPNAASVHVASSLMGPYQLLGDPMRGPNAELTFDGQSTYILPVPGKKDAYIFMADRWNPKDLKDSRYLWLPIQFEKGQPVITWTDRWNLRSTFPK